A stretch of DNA from Candidatus Rokuibacteriota bacterium:
CACGCGCGCACGTCGTCGAGATAGCCGGGGAGGACGTCCCAGCGCGAGGCGGTCCAGGTGTCCGTGCCCACCATGAAGCGCTGCGGGTGCCGCAGGAAGAGGGCGCGCCAGGCCGGGTCGAGCTGGCCCCCTGGGGCCACATCGGTGCGGAGCGCCAGTTCTACCCAGAGGTTCGGGTAGCGATCGAGGAGCTTCCCGACGACGTCGGGGCCGGCGGACATCCCGGCGTGGGCCCAGAGGATCTTGACCGCCGGGTTCAAGGCGAAAAGCTCTTCGACCGTTCGGTCGTCAGAGTGCGCGTGGAGGATCAGGTTTTTCTGAACCGCCAGCTCGACGAGCCGTCTGATGACCGGCGTGCCGGTCTGGCCGCCCGAGAGGTGGAACTCGCCGATCCCCTTGTAGATCCCCTTTTGGAGTCGCTCCTCGACGTAGGCGAGCACGGCGGGATCCTGGTACCACGTGCCCATGTCCCCGCGGCTCCGGTAAGGCCGGAGGATCGGGACGATCCGGGTCGGCGCTCTCTCGTAGAGCTTCAGTGTGCCGTCGTCCGGCGTGCTCGAGACGAGCGCGCGCCCGACTCCGGCCCGGTCCAGGA
This window harbors:
- a CDS encoding amidohydrolase family protein translates to MSCQVRVFVAALLLVLAAPSAAPAQDLRIFETHLHYSQDSWGSYTPGAILEILDRAGVGRALVSSTPDDGTLKLYERAPTRIVPILRPYRSRGDMGTWYQDPAVLAYVEERLQKGIYKGIGEFHLSGGQTGTPVIRRLVELAVQKNLILHAHSDDRTVEELFALNPAVKILWAHAGMSAGPDVVGKLLDRYPNLWVELALRTDVAPGGQLDPAWRALFLRHPQRFMVGTDTWTASRWDVLPGYLDDVRAWLRQLPRDVAEQMASRNAARLFGP